In Psychrobacter ciconiae, the genomic window CCAATATAATTTATCTAAACAATCGGCTAAATTAAAATTTGGATTTTTCTTATAAAAGCAAACTGATGCTAATGGAATTTCAAGAGATTCAATAGGATCAAATTCTTTAAAATTAAATTTTTTCTTAAAGCCAGAGTTATAATAACTATGTTCAGGAAATTCATCGATATAACTTTCAATTAAATTAGCCGTATCTAGCGTTTTGATAAACTTCACAGCCATTTTCTTATTAGATAAATATTCATCAAATTGTTTAAAGTTACTCCATAAGTCTAAGTTTTCATTATTACTCAGTCCTATGACATAAGGTTGATAATTTTCATATGTCCTTACAACCCTACCTACTGTTTGGACTAACTCCCTGCCGCTATTGATAGGATAAGTTAAAATCATTATTTTAGCTTGGGGTATATCAACGCCTTCATCTAATTTCCTTTGATGGATTATAACTTCGTAGTCTTTTTCATGGATGTTTGTAGGAACGTTCTGTAATGTATTTTTATCATCTGATTTTTCATAATTGTCATGGATTGCTACAGTATTGAATTCACTTTTTAATAATTCTAAATAACACGCAATATCTGAAAAATCTTTACATTTTACTATGCATACTGATTTGGGTTGTAAGATTCTAATCTCTTTAATTCTTTCAATTAATTGATTTCTATTAACTACTTCAAATTTCGGATCTACAATATCACGGTTTTCAACCGCTTTTTTAAACGTATATATATAATGATGTGTCACATCAATATCGAAGCTAAATAAATCGTTTCTATAGGGTGTAGCTGTAATTATTAACTTCTTGCATTTAAATTTTCTAACAGCCTTGCTCCATTTCGAAGCTGGCTCAGCATGCCCTTCATCGAATATTACTAAATCAATCTTATCTTTTATGGAGTCTAACTCTAATTCAGAAAGCATTGTAATCATTTGGACTGTAGTACAGTAAACACCTTTTTTTTGAAAATTATTGATATTTTTAAATACAGATTTAAGGTTTGGTATATCAGCTACGTCATCCAGGATTTTTTTATAAAATTCCCCTTTTAGTTGTTTTGCTAGCTGGTCGCATACAGCTCTTCGATGAGTAAGGACTAACACTCGTTTAGATCTAGAGCTGTGGCTAGTTATACAAATAACACCACTTTTTCCAGCTCCAGTTGGTAAGCTAATTAGACAAGCTTTCTTACTCCGTGATTTAAGATATGTAGATACAGTTTCTATACTTTTCCTTTGACAATCTCTTAAATTTCCAAAAACCTCTTCACTTACTTTCATAATAGCCTTTTTAAATCAATAATATTTACTAAATCATTCGATATTTTAATCATCAGCCAGTTTACTATAAAAAAAGCCAATCTATAATAAGATCGCCCTTTTTCTTTGCAAAATCTAGGCGCTTCAATTTCTCTTTATAAAAGTCATTAATTCAGATCATGCTTTCCATGTTTATTCCTTGCCCCCTCCATCAACGCCCGCACCCGCGCGCTTTCCTTCAACACACAAGCCTCATAAGCCGATAGTGGCTGAGATTCTTGCGCGTTGTCTTCCTCTTGTTTGGCTTCTTTGGCTTTGGCTTCCAAATACTTATCAAGCTCATTTTGCTCTGACTGGCTCATGACGCTACCCTTTGATTGGTTAACAGTTATCGTTCATTATTATACTTTTTATCAAGCGCTTTCAATATCGCAAACGTTTCCAAATCCATTTGACCGGTCGGCTGCTGCGGTCGAAAGTGCAGCTGAAACGCATAGACCACGTTTTGACTGGCTTTGTCCCACTCCGGCGTGTCATTGATGGCATAGCCATAATTGCGAAGCAGGGCTTTTATCTCTGGGATAGAGGTTTGCGAAAATAGCGCGGCATCCATAAACGCCGCCTTGTCTGCCGCGTCATACCAAGCGCCGATTTGGTAATCTTGATAGAGCCGCTGCCAAGGAAATTTCGCGCCGGGGTCGATTTTGCGCTGCGGGGCAAGGTCGGAGTGGGCGATGATTTGAGTGGGCTTGATACGGTATTTTTCAGCTAAGTGTTTGACCAAAAAAGCCACCTTTTGGATTTGCAAGTCATCAAATTCAACGAAATGCGCTGCCGGATGGTAGCCTTTTTCGCCGCGAAACTCTTTGGCAATGCCTTCATTGACGATTTCAATGCCGATGGCGGTATCGTTTATCACGCTGCGACCGGCAAAGCTGCCGTTGCCGGCGTGCCAAGCGCGTTTGTCATCAAACACGAGCTGATAAATTTTATCGCCATCGTTTTTTGGGATTAAATAATGAGCGCTAACGTTGCCATTGGTCAAAATATCGAGGGAGTCGGCATCATTTTCGGCAGTGTAATGCAGCACGATAAATTGAATGCGCTCATTTTGACCCGTTGCGTGATAGGTGGCGTCATCGATGATAAATTTGGGCGTGGGGGCAGGCGTTACGGTCGCGCAGCTTGCAAGGGTGAGCGCAAGCAAAGTTCCGCTTAAGACATGGGCAAATGTTTTCATAACCAACCAATAATAAAAATGTTAAGCTAAATTTGATTGTAGCGTGATAGTTTTAAATAACAATGCTTTAACGCTTTAATGACAGCGATTTAAAATAAAGAATTGCGCCATAAAAATTTGTAATCTAAAAAATAAGAGGTCAGTCATGCCAAGTTTAAAAAATCTACAAATTCCTTTTCCTATCATTCAAGCGCCCATGGCAGGCGGGGCGACCACGCCAGAATTGATAGCCACCGTCAGTAACTTTGGTGGCATTGGCAGCCTTGGTGCAGGAACAAGCGCAGCTGAAACCATCAATCAAAAAATCGCTGAGATTAAAGCGCTGACGCAAAAGCCATTTATGGTGAATTTAATGGTATTAACGGGGGCGCAAAGTCGCGATTTTGATTACGCCATTCCGGATTGGCTTGCGGATTATTATAAAAATAATGATATCGAAGTCGCCTTGCCAAAGCATCCGGCGCAAAGTTTTTCTGAGCAGTTGCAAGTCTTATTTGATAATCCTGTCCCCATCGTAAGCTTTACTTTTGGTATTGTAAGTTCTGAGCAGGTTGAGCGCTTGCAGCAGCTTGGAACGGTTGTTATCGGCACAGCAAACCACCCAAAAGAGGCGCAAGCTTGGGAACAAGTTGGCGCCGATGCCGTTTGCGTTCAAGGGGTCGAGGCGGGCGGTCATCGCGGCGGCTGGCTTGCCGAGAGTGACGCCGACCCGCTGGGGCTGCTGACGCTCATTCGCCAAACCAAAAATTGCACCTCAATTCCGCTGATTGCTGCAGGTGGCATCATGACCGCCCAAGATATCAAAGCTGTTTTGACGGCAGGAGCAGACTTTGCGCAAATGGGAACGGCGTTTTTGGCAACGGACAAATCAGGGGTCAGTGATGACTATAAAAACGCTTTGGTGGCAGCCGCTCAAGGCTCACGCCGCTCTGAGACACGATTGACGCGGCTGTTTTCTGGAAAATTGGCTCGCGGTTTGGTCAATGACTTTTTAGAAGACTTTGCAAAATTTGACAATCAGTTTGATAATAATGCTGATTTGCCGCCCTATCCGCAGCTGAACGCCATGACCACACCCATGCGCGCTCATGCCGCAAAACGTCAGGACGTGGAGCATTTATCGATTTGGGCGGGTCAAGGCGTAAGTCAGGTGAAAAAAGAGCCAACGACTGAGCTGTTAAAACGCTTGGTTCAAGACTTATAACGCTTATTTTTTGCTTGCACTTTTTATTTGATTTTCTTTTTCAGCGCCGCTTTCCAGCTTTCCTCTAGGCAATCAATGGCAAGCCACGGCTCAATGATTGCCGCGTCAAATTTGTCTTTGGAATTGGTAATCTGCCAAAGCGTTTTTAGATTGGCAAACGGATAAGGTCGCTCGATTAAATAAACTGGCAAATCAGCTTGAATGATGCCATCGCGAACCACTTGAAAGTACCAACCGGCAATGCCTTGCTTGCTTACCCATGAGGCGATATTCGGGACTTTGGTAAACTGCCCGATTTGGTCATTGATTTTGTAGCAAGGTCGCCTTGGTTGAACGATACGAAGTTGAACGCTGTCGGCGTCCGCGATTTTATTATTGCCAAACTGCCCGCCATATTGAAAGACGTCCCCAATACAAACCGTGCGTTCGGTCAATTCCGGCAGACCGTCAACGGCTTTGGTGATTAAGTTTTCGCCAAGCGTTCCCGATTGCACGTTTAAGCCAAATTCTTGATTAATCGCGTCATAAGTGGCTTTTGGTAATTGATGAACGGCTTTTAAATAACCACCATGATGGCGGCGGTCGGCTTGCTCGTCGATTTCAATTCCCAAAAAATTGACCAAAGCAGGCGCTTGAATTGGTGATTTATCAATGGCGCTTAATTGCTCGCGCGCAAAGGGCATTGCCTTGCCTGCGCGAACGTCGATAAGGTGGGCAACGTGAAGCGGCAGTTTAGTACTATCAAAAGTTTGGTCGGGGTTTTGTTCAAGCTTGTTTTTTTCAGTTTCGGCAGCAGTCATGAGCGTTTCCAGTTTAAATAGTTAAGCAGTTCAGTTTTATCTTAACTCAGTGGTGACGAAATAAGCAAAAGCTGCCTTAAGTCAAAATTTAGCCGCAAAAAAACCGAACGAAGCGTCCGGTTTAATGGTCTGCCAGTGATTGGCAAAGCTGCGCCATCTTAATTGCGGCGACCGGCTTTTTTGGGTTCACGCGGCGTGGCGACCAATTCCGCAAGACTTTCAGGAGACGACCAAAGCCCCTCTAAGTCATAAAACTCGCGGGCTTGCGGGGTCATCATATGAACGACCACCGCGCCCAAATCAATCAGCGTCCAGTCCGAATCGTGACCGCCTTCGCGACCAAGCGGCATAAATCCTGCCTTTTTCATTTCAGCGCCGAGGCTGTCGGCAAGCGCGCGAACGTGACGCTTTGAGGTGCCATCGGCAATGACGATACGTTCCATCACATCCGTTAAGTCCTCAACGTTGAGCACCGTGATGTTTTTGGCTTTCATATCGTCGAGCGTTTCGGTTGCAAGCGCCAAGCACTGCTGAAGACGCTCATTAGTCATGGTTTGAATCATAAGTTATCAACTCTTAAAGTAAAAAGGGGGGCAGCTTAACGCAATTGCTGCTATTTAGGTTAATTTTAACGAAAATTGGGGTCAGAATATAGCTGATGGCGAATAATATAGCCATAAACCAAAGGATTTAATAAATTAAAGTCGTCTGGAGAAAATTTTTGAGTTAAAAAGGCGTTGGCAAAGCGCTTACGAATAATCGAGCTTGAAATGGTAATAATTGGGGTTAAGTCCAAGTAAATGCGACCGTTTGTGTTGTTTTTCAATGGCTTAAGCGGATAAAAAGTTTGCTTGGTCACCTTATTTTTTAACAACGTAAAGGTCTGCTGATTAAAATTCGTAAATAAATCAAGCTTAGGATCTATGATGGCTAACAGGTCGGTCGTAACTTTAGCTTGCAGCGCTTTGGGAAATTTGGCAATTTGCGTTTCAATGTTAGCTGAAACATTTAAAGCATCATCGGCGGCGCGCTCAAACACCCAAAGCTGAACAAAATCGGTTAAGTTAAGCCCTTGCCGCCAATTATCCAAGCTTGCCGCGCTGTCCATTCCCATAATAAAAATTAAGGTATCGTTAGGAAAGGATTGTCGTAATTGCCTGACCGTATCAATGGTAAACACGGGCGGCGCTTGCCAAATCTCAAGCTCACTCACGCCAAGCGGGGTGTTTTGGACAGCAAGGTTAAGCATTGCCAAGCGGTGCTTGGGAGCAATAGTATCCGTTTTAAATGGCGAGCGCGCGTTGGGGAGCAGCTCAACGTAAAGCTTGCGGTTTTCACGCTCTGCAATCGGTTTTAACTGGTTAAAAACCGTCATTGCCATTTGGATATGACCGTTATGAACTGGATTGAACGAGCCGCCAAGGTAGGCGCGAATGGCAGGCTTTGGGTCGGGGCTTGTTTTTTGTGCAAAATTTAACATCATGAGCGGTTACGAACAAAAATGGCTTTGTGGTGGTCGTTGTTGGGATAGCGCTCTTCAATGTCAAAATGGCGCGGGTAGGCGCGCAAAAAGTCACTAAATTTGCTAAAGCCAAACAGCCGCGTGTCAAAGTCCGGCTCGATTTTTAACAAATGATTTTTAACTGGTGCTAGGTGCGCCCAACCGGCATCTTCGGCGACATTGATGATCGCCATTTTAACCATAGTAATGGCGACGTCGATGGGTTTAAACTGGTTTTGCTCCATAGAAAACAGCATATCGGCGGAGTCGTAAAAGTCCACTTCGGCGCTAGGTTTTGAGCTGTCCAGCATTTCTAAATAAGTAAAGCGGTCGCAAGCTTGCATAAAGGATTTGGGCGTTTGCTGCTTGCCAAAGCCAAACACACAAAGCCCTTGCTCGCGGATACGCTGGGCAAGCCGCGTATAATCGCTGTCGGAGGTGACAAGACAAAAGCCCTCAAAGCGACCGGTATAAAGCAAATCCATGGCATCAATAATCATGCAAGCATCGGTGGCATTTTTGCCGGTGGTGTAGGCAAATTGCTGAATGGGCTGAATGGAGTAGTTAAGCAGCACATTTTTCCAGCCGGACAATTGCGGCTTGGTCCAGTCGCCATAAATGCGCCGGACGCTCGAGCGACCCAAGGTTGCAATCTCGCTCATGAGCGCCTCAACGTGCGCCGCTGAGATGTTATCGGCATCGATTAAAACAGCAAGCTTGGCGTTGGGGTTGGGCAAATCCGGCGTGAACATGGTGAGCAACCAAAAAAAAGCAATGCCCTATTGTAGTGGTCGGTGGGGTCGTTGTCATCTGTTGTCATTAAGCAATAAAAAACCGACCTTAGTAAAGATCGGTTTTCATTAAAAATTATTTATTTTAACGAGTTACACCGCATCGCTTTCGGCTTGAATGGCGGTTAACGCGATGGTGTAAATGATGTCATCAACCAAAGCACCGCGTGACAAATCGTTGACCGGTTTGTTAAGACCTTGCAGCATGGGACCCACACTAATCACATTAGCGCTGCGCTGAACCGCTTTGTAGGTGGTGTTGCCGGTGTTTAAATCAGGGAAAATAAACACGTTGGCTTGACCTGCTACTGGCGAGTCCGGCGCTTTTTGTTTGCCAACGCTCATCACCGAGGCGGCGTCATATTGCAAAGGTCCATCAACGGCTAAATCTGGCGCGCGTTCGCGAACGATTTCGGTGGCGCGAGTGACTTTTTCAACGTCCGCGCCTGCGCCCGATGCGCCGGTTGAGTAGCTGATCATGGCGACTTTTGGGTCGATGCCAAAGGCGGCTGCCGACTGCGCCGATTGAATGGCAATCTCGGCAAGCTCCTCTGCTGTTGGGTCAGGGTTAATCGCGCAGTCGCCATACACCACGACTTGCTCAGGAAGCAGCATAAAGAAAATCGATGACACCAGCGAGTATTGCGGCGCGGTTTTAATCAGCTGAAAGGCAGGTCTTACCGTATTGGCGGTGGTGTGAACGGCTCCTGAAACCAAGCCGTCAACTTCATTCAGCTGAAGCATGGTTGTTCCTAAAAACACCGTGTCTTTTAATTGCTCAGCTGCCACAGTTTCTGAGGTTTTACCTTTGCGGCGCTCAACGACTGCTGCGATATATTTGCTCATATCGATGCTGGCAGGGTCGATGATTTCAAGATCGTCAGGTAAGGTCAAATTCAAGTTTTTAGCGACTTTTTCAACGTCTTCGCGTTTGGCAAGCAGCACACAGTTGGCAATACCGCGGCTTTGGCAAATGCAGGCGGCCTCTACTGTGCGCGGCTCATCGCCTTCAGGCAGCACAATGCGCTTGTTCGCCGTTTGCGCTTTTTTGACCACTTGATGGCGAAAGGCAGCAGGCGACAGTCGCGGCTGACTGTTGGTAGAGAAATACGCCTTAATCCAGCTTAAATCCAAATGCGCCGCCACATATCGGGTCACGTCTTGGGCGCGCTCAATGTCATCGCTTGGGATTTCTGAGTTCATATTGAGCAGATTTTGCACGGTAGCAAAGCTGTCGGTATTCACCGTCATCACCGGAATGCCGGTTTTTAGTGCCGACTGCCAAAGCTCAGTGACCGCATTGTTTGGCATCTCGCCGCCCGTCAATACCAGCCCTGCTAACGGAATGCCGTTAATACAAGCTAAAGCCGCCGCAAGCAATAAATCATCACGGTCGCCAGGAACGACAATCAATGTGCCGCGTTTGAATACCTCGTCCGCTCGCGCCACTGAACGCGCCATAAGGCTGATATTATTGATGCGCCGTGATTTTGCCTCACCCACATTCAGCCAGCTGGCATCAAGCTCAATGGCAATGTCCCACGTTCTTGGCACCGACAACGTATTGCTAAACGGCACAACGCCAATCAAGCGAAACGCTTCGGTATTAAACGCCGGTAGCGACTGATTAACCGCTTGCATAAAGTTGCTATCGAGGCTGACCATAGCTTCACCGGGGGCGACCGGCTGATTTTCAAATTGGTTGGGAATATCTTGAACGCGCATCAAAATGCAGCCCAAATTGCGTTCATGGTCGATGCCGCCAAACTCGCGCGCATGGACTTCAAGCTTTTCTGCCAAATGCGACGGGTTATTGAGGTTGGCAGTTGCCACAAAAATGATTTTGGCATCTAAAGCATTGGCAATGCCGCGGTTAATTTGCGACGCATAAGAGGCATCATTAGTAGGAACTAAGCCCTCACAAATGACCACATCATGATGACCTTCGATGGAGTGAAAGTTCACTACCACTTCTTCCATCAGCTCATCCACATTACCGCTTGCCAGCATCCGCTCAACGCGCTGGCGGTTAATGGAAGCCGGCGGCGTCAAACCAAACGCATGCGTGGTCAATGCCGATGAGCTGTCAAGTCGGCTTTGCTTATCCAGCGGATCATCTTGCAAAAATGGCTTCATAAACGCCGCTTTGACGCCGTTATAATCAAGGGCGTGGATTAAGCCAAGTGCCGCTGAGGTCACCCCAATGCCGCGGCTGATGGGAACCAGTAAAATGGTTTGCATAGTCAGTCCTTATTATCCCTAATTTTTATAAATGCGTGCCTTAAAGCCCAAGTGTTTGACGGGTTTCTTTGGCGATTTGACACTCTTCATCAGTTGGGATGACCCAAAGCTCAATGCTGCTGTCCTCAGAATGAAAGCTGCCTTCTGCACCGCCGGCAAGCGCTTTGTTTTTATCTTCGTCAAATTGAATACCAAAATGACGCATCACATCCAAAATGCGCGCTCGCGTTGAGGCGGAATTTTCGCCAATGCCGCCGGTAAAGACAATTCCGGTAAATTCAGGCAGCGCACAGCTTAAGCTTGCCAAATATTTGCCCGCGCGGTAGCAAAACATCTCAATGGCAAGTTGCGCGTTTTCGTTGCCTTCACTGGCAGCTTGCTCAATGGTTCGCAAGTCGTTTGACAGCCCTGAAATGCCTAAAAGCCCGCTGTTGTGGTTCAGCATATCGTTGACTTCTTCCAAGCTCATACCAAGCTTGCGCTTTAAGTGAACGTGAAGACCGGGGTCAACATCACCGCTACGCGTTCCCATCATCAGACCCTCAAGCGGGGTCAACCCCATGCTGGTGTCCAAGCTTTTGCCATCATAAACGGCGCTTGCTGAGCAGCCATTACCTAAATGCGCCGTCAGCCAACCATGAGCGCCTTGCGCATCCGTGATGTCGCTTGCACGCTCAGACACATAAGCGTGAGACGTGCCATGAAAGCCGTAGCGGCGAATTTTTTCTTCCTCATAAAGCGCATTTGGAATCGGATAGCGATAAGCCACCGGCGGCATGGTTTGGTGAAATGCCGTATCAAAAACGACCACTTGCGGGATGTCAGGATAAATCGCTTGAACTGCCTCAATGCCAAGAGCGTTGGCAGGGTTATGCAGCGGCGCTAAGATTTTTAAGCGCTTAACTTCTTCTAAGACATGGTCATCAACCTTGACCGCTTGTGAGTATTCACGGCCGCCATGAACCACGCGGTGACCAACAGCGATAAAATGATATTGCTCAAGCAGTGCCAAGATTTTTTGTAGCGCCAACTGATGACGACCGCCAGGGATAGTGATTTCAAGCTTTTCACCGTTCAAGGTCGTGTGCTTGATGCGGGCGGTATCGAGCCCTAAGTTTTCGGCAAGCCCTGTGATTCGGGTTGATTCATCTTCGCTAATCAGTGCATATTTGATCGATGATGAACCACAGTTTAATACCAGCGTTGGGTTGGTTAAGGTTGATTTTACCGAACTGCGGTCGCTAAACGTTGGGGCGCTGTCACTCATACTCTGTCCTTAGATATTGGCTATTGATAATCACTCATAACTTGGGCGTTGCCATCAAGATATTAAAACTTCCTTAAGCTCATAATTTCAAAATCTGACCGTGATAGCAACAAGGATTTAACAAAAATCGTCTTGATAGCGGGCAATTTGCTGCAAAGTCTTTTAATTCAAGGCTCAGCAAATTGTAAGTAATTTTGTCAAAAATAGCATAAATGAGATATTTTGTCTCAATTATTAAAAATTAAAAGTCAAAAAGCCAAAAAATTAGTCCAAAACCGCTTTTAAGTTACTTTGCCATAAAAAAAATTAGGCATTACTTTGCTACCACCCCATGGTACAATCAAACAATTGTCAATCTGATAAAAACGATTTGCCAATCATAACTACCGCTCAAGCAAGGTTTGACAATAAGTCATTTCCATCGCGCCCATATTCAAGATAAAATGCTAGCAGCGCTGAAGCCAATGACCAGCGCCGCTTAACTTATGCTTAACGGACGCTTAACCAAGATAAATTAAGCGTTTTAACAAGCGTAGACCCTCATTGATAAGGCGTAGGCTATGAGCAAGTTAGATTTTTCTTTAAAAACAACCAAGGCTATCGGCGCGTTGTTTCTCGTGCTGTCTTTGACCAGCTGTGGTCAAAAGGGCGACTTGTATCTAGTCAAGCCCGACTCAGGGCTGCTAGAATCAGCAGATCAAATCGCAAGCACCAGTAACCCGCAAGATGCCGCCTTTGCCAAAGTCGATGACAACGACTACGACCAATCACGCTATTTACAGCAAAAGCAGGTCTTGCCTGACAATAACGATGACCCAAACGATTACTGATGGCAATCAACTAAAAAGCTAAGAAGCTAAAAGGTTAAAAAGCTAGAAGGCTAAAAACTAAGTAACGCTGCAAAAATGAACCAATCATTTGCAAAACACATTAAAAAATAACCAAGGATGACTGCCAGTTTGCTTTTTTATCTGCAAATTTCTTGTAAAAAAGTGACAAAAATACTGGCAACCATAACCATTACGACAGCAATAAGAGCACTGTTATGACTAATTTTAAGGAAAATTCAGCCCAATCAACGGGGCGCTATATCGACCCAAAAGCGCTGACCGAGGCACTCCCTGCGCTTCATTACAGCTACGACTCACTCTGCTTTGATGAGGTAAGCGTCAGCGAGCTTGCAAAAGCGTACGGCACGCCGTGCTATGTGTACTCAAAGCAAGCCATTTTGGCAACCTATCAAGACTACAGCGACAGCTTTGCCGCTATTGACCATCAGATTTGCTACGCGGTAAAGGCAAACTCAAACTTAGCCGTTTTAGGAATTTTAGCCAAAGCAGGGGCAGGGTTTGACATCGTCTCGCGCGGCGAGCTTGAGCGCGTGTTGGCAGCTGGCGGCGCGGCAGATAAAGTGGTGTTTTCAGGTGTTGGCAAATCGCGTGATGAGATTGCCTTTGCTTTAGAACAAGGCATTGGCTGCTTTAACGTAGAGTCCATCAGCGAGATTGCGCTGATTAATGAGATTGCAGGGGTAATTGGTGTTCGCGCGCCCATTTCTTTGCGCGTTAACCCTGATGTCGATGCCAAAACCCACCCGTACATCTCAACCGGACTTAAAGACAATAAGTTTGGCATCGACCATAACGTTGCCGTTGCCGTTTATGAAGAAGCTGCTACTCTTGACAATATCGAAATCAAAGGCATTGATTGTCATATCGGCTCGCAGTTGACCGAGGTTGCGCCGTTTGTTGCCGCCCTTGATAAGGTGATTGAGCTGATTGCTGCCTTAAAAAACAAAGGCATTCACTTGTCGCACGTTGATTTGGGCGGCGGTCTTGGCGTTCGCTACATTGATGAAACGCCGGTCAGCATTTATGATTTTGCGCAAGCCTTATTGCCAAAATTAACTGAGCTTGGTTTAAAGCTGTTTTTAGAGCCGGGTCGCAGTATGGTTGCCAATGCTGGAATTTTATTGACCCGAGTTGAGGTGTTAAAGCCCACCGAGCATAAAAACTTTGCCATTGTTGATGCGGCGATGAATGATTTGATTCGCCCTGCGCTTTATCAAGCGGAAATGGCGGTGATTCCCAACGTCTTGCCCGAGGGCGGCGAAAACGATCGCAACTTAAAAGCTTGGGATATCGTGGGCGCGGTTTGTGAAACGGGCGATTTTTTAGCCAAAGATCGCCGATTGTCACTAAATGTTGGCGATATTTTGGCGGTGACAGGCGCAGGCGCTTACGGCTTTGTGATGAGCAGCAATTACAATTCACGACCGCGCGCTTGTGAGGTGATGGTCGACGAAGACCGCCACCAAGTCATTCGTCCGCGCGAAACCATCCGTGAGCTGTTTGCCAGCGAGCGCTTATGGAGCGATAATTAATTCCTTAGTTTTTAAAATCTTACAGTATTTTTAAGCTGACCCATTGTTAAGCTAACGATGGGTTTTTTAGTGCCAAAATAAAATAAAGTAGAATAATCCGCTTGATGGCGACCGCGATTATCATTGTGGCAAGCGCCGTGCTACTATAGCAATCACATAAAAAAATAGGATAGGACACCAA contains:
- the lptM gene encoding LPS translocon maturation chaperone LptM; amino-acid sequence: MSKLDFSLKTTKAIGALFLVLSLTSCGQKGDLYLVKPDSGLLESADQIASTSNPQDAAFAKVDDNDYDQSRYLQQKQVLPDNNDDPNDY
- the lysA gene encoding diaminopimelate decarboxylase produces the protein MTNFKENSAQSTGRYIDPKALTEALPALHYSYDSLCFDEVSVSELAKAYGTPCYVYSKQAILATYQDYSDSFAAIDHQICYAVKANSNLAVLGILAKAGAGFDIVSRGELERVLAAGGAADKVVFSGVGKSRDEIAFALEQGIGCFNVESISEIALINEIAGVIGVRAPISLRVNPDVDAKTHPYISTGLKDNKFGIDHNVAVAVYEEAATLDNIEIKGIDCHIGSQLTEVAPFVAALDKVIELIAALKNKGIHLSHVDLGGGLGVRYIDETPVSIYDFAQALLPKLTELGLKLFLEPGRSMVANAGILLTRVEVLKPTEHKNFAIVDAAMNDLIRPALYQAEMAVIPNVLPEGGENDRNLKAWDIVGAVCETGDFLAKDRRLSLNVGDILAVTGAGAYGFVMSSNYNSRPRACEVMVDEDRHQVIRPRETIRELFASERLWSDN